The DNA sequence AGGGCCTTTGCCGATCAACACAAAATTATTCAAGACATAATACTTACGCCTGATTATTAAATTTCCGTCTGCTGATCCCGGCCAGACCGATCAATCCAGTGCCAAGGAGAAACATTGTGGCCGGCTCAGGTACCGATTCAACATGATTCAGGTAATCGTTGCCACATTCCATGGTCCAATGCAGTGCTGCATAAGAGCCTTGGGCCAAGGGACCACCCAACAAATCAAGATTAATGCCGCCTTCGATTACATAAGATGTTGTGACACCACCCCAGTCGCCACCCATATTACCGGAGCTGTAGGCATCAGCTTGCGTCCATGTGGCCAAAACCGTTCCCGCACTTGCCCGCCAAGGATCGGCATATTGTTGCACAGAGGACATCTGGGTACTTTGCCAGACAGGATTGCCGACAAGAGTATAGGTGACATCACTTGTGCTCTTGTCAATTGAAAATTGAATGGCAAAATCATATATTCCGTCATTTTCAATGTCCAGGGCTAAATCGCCCCGTTTATAGGTATAATTATGACTGGCCCAGTAAACGTCATCTGCAAGATTAAACCCGGTCTGAAGTCCGAAGTACAACATATTATCTTGTACACTTTGAGTCATACCGAGATGCTCGATATCAAAATACTGACCACCACCGCGGGAAATAACATTATTCCCTGCCGCGTAGTGACCATCCCATTCAGTTGTATCGAATACACCGTCAACGGTGATTGCCATTGCACTTCCGGCCGTCATAAAGGTCACAACACCGGCAAGGACAACTCCTTTTACTATTGATTTCATTTTTTCCACTCCTGCTTGAATTATATAAACTGAAAATTACTTCAAAATTGATTATGTTACAGAGTAAATGCATACTCTGTGCCAAACACCCACACCATTAAGCAACAAAAACGAAACATGCTGATTTAATTAGAAAAAATTCCGTTGATCGGAAAGCGAATCATCACAACTTGTGAAACCAAGAAGCCTTTTCCGCTCCCTGAAGACATCTTCGCCCCAAATATCGCAAAAATAATCCGGAAAACTGGAATACTAATTTTTATCAAATAAAAACAGCCTGTTATGATAATAACCCTTTTTATGCTAATAACCGAGAACCGATCACAATTATTGATTTATCAATAATAACAGGTCGTTATGGCGATGAAGGGTTGTCCGCTTTTCCGGAACAAGACAATCCGGAATTTCGAATTTTTTTTCCACGGGAAATAAACATGGACTCGAAAAAACAGGGAGGGGAACAAAGCAAAGAGCCTTCAACGAAATACTGTCCAATTCAAGGGAGGCGGCGACCCGCTCACAGGCTGATTGCTGCCCCCCTGAAGTCTACAAGATTATTGCACCAACGATCCGTTCATAATGCCGGACTATCTGTTTCCTGAACGCGGCTACATAAAACATGCTCAAAGGCCCAGGGTTAAACAGCGATAAAGAACGCCCCACATTACCCCAATTTACTTCTTCAGTTCATTAAGCTTTGCTCGGGCCGGCGCGGCCTCGGGAAAATCCTTGCTCAGTGCCAGGGCTTTTTGCAGATGTTTAATTGCCGCATCCTTTTTCCCGGTCTCAGAAAGCGCCAGGCTTAAATGGTACAAAACCGTTGGATTATCAGTAAGCCTTTCCTCTGCCTGTACAAACTGCGACAAGGCAAGATCATACGAGCCGCGCTTATAATGAATCCAACCCAATGTATCGGCAATGCTCGGATTATCCGGCGCACCGCTCTTCGCGACCAATGCCAGACGGAGAGCCTCTCCAAGGTCATCGGTGTTTTCAGCCAGATACCAGGCCAAATTATTTGCAGCAGGCACAAAAACAGGATCGATTTCTAAAATTTTTCTGTAATGCTGAAGCGCTTCCTTGGATTTTCCGTTCGCCTCGAGCAATACCGCAAGCTGCATGCGAGGCCTTGTCAAGTTAGGGTTTTCGTCAAGAACCGACTTATACTGATCTATTGCTTCATCAACTTTGCCGTTCCTGATCAGCACCCCGGCAAGAAACATATATGGTTCAGGATTTTCAGGCTCAAGGGTTATGGCCTCTCGATATTCTTTTTCCGCTTCTGCATATTTCTTATCAGAATCATAAATCCGCCCCAGAAGAGAATGGAACCCTGCATTTTCCGGAAATTCCGCAGACTTCTTCTTTACCAGCTGCATTGCTTTATTTTTATTTCCTTTCTTTATATGAAGCGTCGCCAGGCTGCTCAATGCAACAAATGACTGCGGCGACAACTCCAAAGCCTTGTCAAAAGCACCGACAGCCAGATCAAACTTTTCCTGCGCAGCATATATCAAGCCGATATAGTGCGCCGTGGCTGAATCCTGGGGAAGGATTTTTTGTATTTTTGTAAACAACTCGAGGGCTTTTGCGTATTCTTTTTCAGCAATAAGGCACCTTCCAAGGATTAAAGCGGCTTTAAGGTTTTTCGGTTCCAACTGCAATGCGCGCCCCGCCTCCACTTTTGCCTCGTTAATAGAACCCTTCTGGAAATTCAGCTCAGCCAGCAAAGTCCGGGCCTTATAATGCATCGGGGAATACTTGACCGCCTCGAGTGCTGAATTCAGAGCAAGCTCTTGCTCCTGCCTGCCGAAATGCGCCAGTGCTTTAATGTAATAGGCGTCCCCGGCCCTGGGTTTTTCACGCAGGATCCGGTCAAGGAGCTCAATCGCAGAACCATATTCCCGGTCTTTTACCAAGAGCTTTGCCTTAACAATCCTGGCATCAAGATTCCCGGAATCCGCTTTCAACGCCGCTTCCATTTTCTCACTGGCTGTATCAAATTTGCCAAACTCAAATGCCAGATCGGCAAGCAATGCAATGACTGATGCCGGGTTGTCTGATAATTTTATTGCCGTATTATAGGCAATTTCAGCATTATCATAATCATTTTGGCTGCGGTAAAAATTTGCTAGCAAAACCTGATAGTTGCTTTCTTCAGGGGCAAGCTGTATAGCCTGCTTGAGGCTTGCCA is a window from the Pseudomonadota bacterium genome containing:
- a CDS encoding PEP-CTERM sorting domain-containing protein, encoding MKSIVKGVVLAGVVTFMTAGSAMAITVDGVFDTTEWDGHYAAGNNVISRGGGQYFDIEHLGMTQSVQDNMLYFGLQTGFNLADDVYWASHNYTYKRGDLALDIENDGIYDFAIQFSIDKSTSDVTYTLVGNPVWQSTQMSSVQQYADPWRASAGTVLATWTQADAYSSGNMGGDWGGVTTSYVIEGGINLDLLGGPLAQGSYAALHWTMECGNDYLNHVESVPEPATMFLLGTGLIGLAGISRRKFNNQA
- a CDS encoding tetratricopeptide repeat protein translates to MKLSVSRFLGIRVLASIFVLILVLSGCSNSEEKSQKYYSKAMEFVAAADYKAAVIEFKNAVQANPKHAEARYQLGLAHLSLNEPREAFAALNVAASLNPDNIDAQLKVASMLFFGSERQQCREKVDLILSKEPENVSALVLLANLEATEKKYPEALAAVDKAIGLEQDNDRFRVLRAKILLSSGDQKKAEDEFKRALEINKDRIENHLALTEFYMMQGKKDLAEKQIEQMVSVLNNSPQAFLAKAGFHEKVKDFDKALASLKQAIQLAPEESNYQVLLANFYRSQNDYDNAEIAYNTAIKLSDNPASVIALLADLAFEFGKFDTASEKMEAALKADSGNLDARIVKAKLLVKDREYGSAIELLDRILREKPRAGDAYYIKALAHFGRQEQELALNSALEAVKYSPMHYKARTLLAELNFQKGSINEAKVEAGRALQLEPKNLKAALILGRCLIAEKEYAKALELFTKIQKILPQDSATAHYIGLIYAAQEKFDLAVGAFDKALELSPQSFVALSSLATLHIKKGNKNKAMQLVKKKSAEFPENAGFHSLLGRIYDSDKKYAEAEKEYREAITLEPENPEPYMFLAGVLIRNGKVDEAIDQYKSVLDENPNLTRPRMQLAVLLEANGKSKEALQHYRKILEIDPVFVPAANNLAWYLAENTDDLGEALRLALVAKSGAPDNPSIADTLGWIHYKRGSYDLALSQFVQAEERLTDNPTVLYHLSLALSETGKKDAAIKHLQKALALSKDFPEAAPARAKLNELKK